The genomic window CCGCGTTCGACAGCACGCTCTCGCTGATGCGGTTGATGCCCTGCACGTCGGTGACCGAATACATCATGCAGATGTCGCTCGGGCCCACGTAGGGCCGCGTGTCGCCGCTGGCCATGGTCGAGACCATGAGCTTGGGCACGCCGATCGGCAGCGCGCGCATGCCCTGCGTGGCCATCGAGGTGCCGCCCGAGCCGCCGGCCGAGATCAGGCCGCCGAGGTCGCGCCGCGTGCGCAGGAAGGCTTCGAAGGCCAGGCCCATGGCGGCGGTGGCGCTGCCGCGGTCGCCGCTGAACACCGCCGACTCGCCCTTGGGATGGTGGCGCGCCACCTCGCGCGGATGCACGCTCGCGGTCGAGGGCTTGCCCGAGGTCGAGAGGTCGACCGTGACCACGCGCAGGCCCAGCCGCTCGATGCACTGGCGCAGGAAGAACAGCTCGCGGCTCTTGGTGTCGAAGGTGCCGGCCACGTAGGCCGCGCGCACGCTGCTCGCGGCCACCGGGAAGTCGAACACCTGGCCCGAGGCCGCCGCGGGCTGTGCCGGTTCGGGCGCGGGCTCGGGCGGTGCGATCAGGCGCGGGATGTCGGCCGCGGGCGCGGCCGTGCCGCCGGCATTCCAGCGCGTGAAGCCGCGCACGCTGGCCGGCGCGAGGTCATCGAGCGAGGGTGCGCCGTCGCCATGGGCGCGGCGCACGGTGTAGACGCGCGGCGCGTTGTCGCGGCCGTCGTCCTCGCCCATGCGCGGTGCCGGCTGCTCCGCCTCGGCCTCGTCGCCATGGCCGCCCGAGCGCACGCCCAAAAGCTTCTCCTGCAGCTCGCGGTCGGCCGCGAGTTCGGCCGCCGGCATCTCGCGCGCGATGCGGCCGTTGACCATCAGCCCGATGCGGTCGGCCACCGAGATCGCCACGCCGAGGTTCTGCTCGATCAGCAGCACCGCGATGCTGCCCTCGGCCGCGAGGTCGCGCAGCGCCTGCGCCACCTGGTCGACGATGACCGGCGCCAGGCCCTCGGTCGGCTCGTCCATCACCAGCAGCTTGGGGTTCAGCAGCAGTGCGCGGCCGATCGCGAGCATCTGCTGCTCGCCGCCCGAGAGCTGGGCACCGCCATTGCCGCGCCGCTCGGCCAGCCGCGGGAACATCGCATAGACGCGGTCGACCTCGCGCCGGCGGCTCGCCACCAGCCGCAGCGTCTCGTCGACCGAGAGCGAGGGCCACACGCGCCGGCCCTGCGGCACGTAGGCGATGCCGCGGCGCGTGATCTCGTTGGGCGCCAGGCCCAGGATCCCCTCACCCCCGAAGCGCACGCTGCCGCGCGCCGGCACCAGGCCGGTGAGCGCGTTGCACAGCGTGGTCTTGCCCATGCCGTTGCGTCCGACGATGCCGAGCACGCCGCGCTCGAGCGACAGGCTCACGCCCTGCAGCGCATGGGCGCGGCCGTAGTAGACGTCGAGGCCCTCGACCACCAGCGCGGTGGATCGGCCAGCCGCCGTGTCGCGATCGCCGCCGCCGAACCAGGCCATCAGTGCTTGCTCCCCATGTAGATCGCCTGCACCTGCGCATCGCCCTCGATCTCGGCCGGGCTGCCGGTGCGCAGCACGCGGCCGTTGTGCATCACCGTCACGCGGTCGACCACGCGCAGCGCGATGTCCAGGTCGTGCTCGATCAGCACGAAGCTCATGTGCGCGGGCAGCGAGGTCAGCAGCGCCACCAGCTCGCGCCGCTCGGCCGGCGAGAGGCCGGCCGCGGGCTCGTCGAACAGGATCAGCCGCGGCGCGCCGGCCAGCGCCATGCCGATCTCGAGCTGGCGCTGCTGGCCGTGCGCGAGGTTGGCCACCTTCTCGTCGGCGATGTGCGACAGGCGCGCGCGCTCGAGCAGGTCCTCGGTCGCGCGCGTGCTCGCATGGCCGGCGCCGGGCCGGCGGAAGCTGAAGCGGCCGCTGGCCACGCCGCGCACCGCGAGGAACAGGTTGTCGCGCACCGAGAGGTCGCGAAACAGCAGCGAGGACTGGTAGGTGCGCCGCAGGCCCTTGCGGATGCGGTCCTGCGGCGGCAGGTCGGTGATGTCCTCGCCGAAGAAATGGATGCGTCCCGCGGTCGGCGGGAAGTCGCCCGTGATGGCGTTGAACAGCGTGGTCTTGCCGGCGCCGTTCGATCCGAGGATGGCGTACTTCTGGCCCGCAGTGACCGCGAGCGAGACGCCGTCGACCGCGCGCAGCGCACCGAAGGCGCGCGTCACGCCGTCCAGGCGCAGCGCGTCGCCCGACAGGAGCTGGGTGCTGCCGCCGCGCGCGGGTTGGGGTGCGCGCGAAGCGGGCGGTCGCAGCGTGGTGATGGTGGCCATCTCAGTTCCGTGTGGGGCGATGTCTTGCGCCTTCCCCCTCTGGGGGAAGGTCGGGATGGGGGCGGTGCCCGACGAACGCCGCGCGAACGCGCGGGCCGTCGTGCCCCCACCCCGACCCTCCCCCAGCGGGGGAGGGAGACAGAGCGCACGCGTGGATCACGTGCGGCAGTCCGGCACGTCGCGCGTGCCCATCCCCATCTTCTTGAACTCGGCCTCCGACAGCCCCAGCGTCTGCGAGATGTTCGGCACCGACTTCACGACCTTGTTGTAGAACGAGCCGTCGGGCGCCTTCGTCACCTCGGTGATGTAGGTCGTGCCCACGCCGTTGCGGTTGGCATCGATCTTCACGTCGCCGGCCGGGCCCTTGAAGTTGGTCTTCTGCAGCGCCTCGCGGTAGGCCTTCTGGTTGTTCGACAGGTCGCCCTTGACCGCGTCGAGCGCATCGAGCGTGGCCTTGGTGTTGATGTAGTACAGGTAGGCGAACAGCGACGGGCTCGGGAAGCCGTCCTTGAAGCTGGCCTTGTAGTCGGCCACGAACTTCTTCCACTCGGGCGTGTCGATCGAGTCCGCCATCGGGCCCGCCGAGGCCGTGCCCAGCAGCGATTCGCGGCGCTTGCCCTTGAAGTTCAGCACCGTCTGGTCGACCGTGATCGAGCCGCCGATCATCGGCTTGTCGCCGCCGGCCTGCTCGTACTGGGTCAGGAAGTTCACCGCATCGGAGCCGCCGAGCACCACCACCAGCGCATCGACGTTCTTCGGGATCTTCGCGATCACCGAGGCGTAGTCCTTGGTGCCCAGCGGCACCCAGGCCTTGTCGACCACCTTGCCGCCCTTGGCGCAGTAGCTGGCCATGAAGCCCTGCACCTGCGAGTAGGGGAAGCCGTAGTCCTCGGCGATCAGGAAGGTGCGCTTGTAGCCCTTGGACAGCGCATGCTCGCCCAGGCCCACCATCCACTGCGCGCCCTCGGTGTTGAAGCGGTAGAAGTTGGGCGCCGGGTCCTGCAGCGTCGCGGCCTGCGCGCCGGCCGAGCCGTTGATGAAGGTGACGTTGGGCTGCGTCTTCGCGTAGTTCTTGACCGCGATGCCCTCGTCGCCCGACAGCGGGCCGATCATGATCTGCACCTTGTCCTGCTCGACCGCCTTGCGCGTCGAGTTCACGGCCTTGTCGGGCGTGGCGTCCGACGAGACCTTCACGAACTCGATCTTCTTGCCGCCGGCCATGCCCTTCTTCTCCTTCAGCGCGAGGTCGGCGCCGCGCATGCCGTCCTGGCCCGGCGCCGCGAACGGTCCCTCGAGCGAGGCCAGCAGGCCGATCTTGAGGGTTTCCTGCGCCTGCGCGAGGCCCGCGGCCCCGGCCATCGCGAACAACGCCGCGGCGGCGACGATGCCGCGTCCGAACACCTTCTCGACTCTCTTCATGTCTCGCTCCTTCTGGTCACTGGTGAATGCGGCCTGAGCCACGGGTGGGGAAAGGTGCGCCCAGGCGCGTGCGCAATCGATGCCACAGGCCCAGCAGTCCGTCGGGGGAAAAGAGGACGATCGCGAGGAAGACCCCGCCGATCACGAGATTGAAGCGTTCGCGGTCGACCAGGTCGATGGCGAAGTTCTGCAGCAGCACGAAGACGATCGCGCCGATGAAGGCACCGATGGGGTGCTTCATGCCGCCGAGCACGGCGATGATGAGGATGTTGATCATCGCGCCGATGCCGAGCGTGCCGGGCGAGATGCGGCCGTTGTACCAGACCAGCAGCACGCCGCCGACCGCGGCCAGGAAGCCCGAGACCGCATAGGCCGCGACCCGGTGCGCGGTGACGTCGAAGCCCAGCGCCTGCATGCGGCGCGGGTTGTCGCGGATGCCCTGCAGCGCCACGCCGAAGGGTGCGCGGATCAGGTGCTTGATGAAGAAGTAGCCCGCCACCGAGCAGCCCAGCGTGAGCAGGTAGAAGGGCACGGGCTCGCGCAGGTCGAGCCCGAACACAGTGGGCGCGGCCAGCTTGCTGAAGCCCTGGAAGCCGTTGAACAGCGTGTAGTTCTGCTGCGCGAGGTAGAAGAAGGCCACGCCCACGGCCAGCGTGATCATGATGGTGTAGATGCCCTCGGTGCGCACCGAGAGCCAGCCCACCGCGGCCGAGAACAGCGTGGCCAGCGCCAGCGCGACGATCACCGCGAGCCACCAGGGCCAGCCCAGGCTGATCGCCGTGTTGCTGCTGCTGCCCACGATCGCGACCACGTAGGCCGCGAAGCCCGCCACCGTCATCTGCGCGAGCGAGACCATGCCGCCATAGCCGCCGAGGAAGGTCAGCGACAGCGCGATCAGGCCGAGCGCGAGCGACTGGGCGCCGATCTGGAAGGTGAAGAAGGGCGAGGCGACGAAGGGATAGACCAGCACCAGCAGCGCGACCAGCACATGGCGCCAGCGCACGGGGCGCAGCAGCCTGCCCAGCCAGCGCGGCAGCTCGCCATGGGCCGGCGGCGGTTCGGCGGGTTGCGATGGCGATGCGACCGCGCGCGGCAACGCGGTGACGCGCGCTTCCTGCGCGGGCATCGACCCGCCCGACTTCATGGCGCGGCGCCACTGCGCGGCGCTCACAGGAGTACCTCCGTGCTTCGCACTGCGGTGCGAGCTTGCTTGGGGCGGCCCGGCGCGGCGCTCATGTCGCCTTCCCCATCAGCCCGCGCGGCTTGAACGCCAGCGCGACCACCATGATCACGAAGGTGAAGACCACGCTGTAGGTCGGCGCATAGGCCAGCCCGAACTGCTCGGCCAGCCCGATCAGCAGCGCGCCGATGGCGGCGCCGACCACGCTGCCCATGCCGCCGACGATCACCACCACCAGCGAGGCCAGCAGGTAGCGCGTGTCCTCGCCCGGCGAGATCGACAGGGCAGTGCCGCCGACCACGCCGGCCAGGCCCGCGAGGCCGGCGCCGATCGCGAAGGTCAGCGCGAACACCAGCTGCACGTTGACGCCCGAGGCGGCCAGCATGCCGCGGTCGTCGACGCCGGCACGGATCATCATGCCGATGCGCGTGCGCGCCAGCAGCAGCCACAGGCCCACGCCGATCAGCACCGAGGCCAGCAGCACCACCAGCCGGTAGGTCGGGAACTTCTCGACCAGCGGCAGCGTGGTCGAGCCGTAGATCCACGAGGGCGGATCGAAGGTGTAGATCTCGGCGCCCCAGATCCACAGCATCAGGTCGGCGAACACGATCGACAGGCCGATGGTCACCAGCGTCTGGCGCAGGTCCTGGCCCTGCATGTGGCGAAACACCAGCAGCTGCATCAATAGGCCCAGCACCGCGGCCGCGAGGAAGCCCGCGATCACCGCGAGCACCCAGGAGCCGGTGTGCTCGCCGACGAACCAGCCCACGTAGGCGCCGAACAGGTAGAGCGAGCCGTGCGCGAGGTTCACGTTGCGCATCAGACCGAACACCAGCGTGAAGCCGCTGGCCACGAGGAAGTAGAGCGAGGCCAGCGTGAGCCCGTTGAGCAGCGTCTTGAAGAACAGCGAGGCGTTGTCGGCCACGGCCCAGACCGCGAACACCGCGATCGGCACGCCGAGCACCAGCCACAGGGCCCAGCGCGTGAGGGCGGCGCGCGTCATGCCGCGCGCTCCCAGCCCCGGTCCCAGCCGCGCTCGGACGCGATCGCCGGTGCCTTGGCGAACTCGCCGTCCTTCATCACGGCCAGGATGCGCTTCGCATCGCGCAGGATCGAGAGGTTGGCCAGCGGGTCGCCGTCGACCAGCATCAGGTCGGCGAGGTAGCCCTCCTTGACGAGGCCGAGCTCGTCGGGCCGCATCATGATCTGGCCGCCATAGAGCGTGGTCGAGCGGATCGCCTCCATCGGCGTGAAGCCCAGGTACTTGACGAAGAACTCGAGGTCGCGCGCGTTCTGCGTGTGCGGCGTGAAGGCGAAGCCGTAGTCGCCGCCGGGCAGCACGCGGATGCCGCGCTTGTGCATCTTCGCGAGCGAGACGCAGGCCGCGTCCCATTCGATCTGGTAGCCCATGTCGGCCGCCATCTGGTAGGTCACGCCATAGGGCTCGGCCTCGTGCAGCATGGCGTAGAGGATGGCGATGCCGGGCGCGACGAAGACGCGGTCCTTCGCGGCCTCGAGCATGTCGAGCGCCTCCTCGTCGACGAAGCTCGCGTGGTAGATCAGGTCGATGCCATGGCGCAGCGCCTGCTTCACGCTCTCCGACGAGCGCGCATGCGCCACGCCGCGCTTGCCGCGGATCTTGACCTCGCGCATCGCCGCGGCCACCTCCTCGTCGAGCATCCAGGTGGTTTCCGAGGGCGACTGCGGCGTGAAGTTGTCGCCCGAGAGGTTGAGCTTGATCGAGTCGACGCCGTACTTGAGGAACAGGCGCACCGCCTTGCGCATCTCGTCGGCGCCCGAGATGTTCACGCCGAAGCTGAACTCGGGAAAGGGCAGGTGCGGCAGCGTCTCGTCGCCCAGGCCGCCGAGCACCGTGATCTCCTGGCTCGCCGCGAGGTAGCGCGGCCCGGGGATCTGGCCCGAATTGATCGCGTTGCGGATCACCACGTCGAGCCGCGGCTTGGCGCAGGCCGCGCCCACGCAGGAGGTGAAGCCGGCCTCGAGGTAGCGCTTCGCGACCTTGGCGCACCACAGCACGTGCTCCTCGAGCGGCATGGTCTGGATCGCCGCGAGCGTGGCGGCGTCGTTCCACGAGAAGTGCGTGTGGGCCTCGCACATGCCGGGCATGAGCGTGGCGCCCGCGCCGTCGATCACGGTGGCGCCGCCGGGCGCGATCGGCGCGGTGCTGCGGCCCACCTGCCGGATGCGGTTGCCGCGCACCAGCACGCTGCCGCTGTAGGGGTTCTGCCCCGTGCCGTCGAGGATGCGCACGTTGGTGAAGACGACGTCGGCCATGCGGTGCTCCGGTCGGGGTTCGGAAGGCCTAGGCGGCCCAGCGGGTGGGAGAGGCGACGCGCAGGCCCTGCGCCTGGCGCAGCGGCGGGGCGCGATGGAACTCGCCGTCCTTCATGACGGCCAGGATGCGCGACTTGTCCTGCAGCACCGTGATGTCGGCCAGCGGATCGCCGTCGACGAGCAGGATGTCGGCCAGGTAGCCCTCGCGGATGTAGCCCAGCACCTTGCCCATGCGCATCATCGGGCCGCCCCAGGCGGTGGCCGACAGCAGGGCCTCCATCGGGCTCATGCCCACGTACTTCACGAAGTACTCGAGGTCCTTGGCATTGGTGCCGTGCGGCGTCCAGGCGAAGCCGTAGTCGCCGCCGGGCAGGATGCGGATGCCGCGCTTGCGCATCGCCCGCATGCTCTCCACCGCGGCATCGAGCTCGCGGTGGTAGCCCATCTTCGTGGTGACTTCCTTCGTCAGGCCCCACTGGCTCGCGTGGTGGCAGGTGTTGATCAGCCATGCGAGACCGGGCGCGATGAAGTGCTCCATCTTGTGCGCCTCGAGCAGGTCGAGCGCCTCGCTGTCGGTGAAGCTCGCGTGGTAGATCACCTCGATGCCGTGCTTCACGCACTGCTTGATCGACCAGGTGGAGCGCGCATGCGCGGCCACGCGCTTGCCCCAGGCCTTGGCCTCCTCCACGCAGACGCGGATCTCCTCCTCGGTGAACTGGCTCATCTCGCTGGACATGCCGGTGATCGACTCGCCCGAGAGGTTGATCTTGAGCGAGTCGACGCCGTACTTGGCGAACATGCGCACGCAGCGGCGCATCTCCTCGGCACCGCTGACCACCGCGCCGAAGGCGAACTCGGGCTGCGGCAGGTGCGGCTGCGTGGTGTCGCCGAGCCCGCCGGGCACGGTGATCTCCTGGCTCGCGGCCAGGTAGCGCGGGCCGACGATGGTGCCGTCGTTGATCGCGTTGCGGATCACCACGTCGAGCCGCGGCTTGGCGGTGGCGGCACCCACGCAGCTGGTCCAGCCCATGTCGAGGTAGCGCTTCGCGACCTCGGCGCACCACAGGATGTGCTCCTCGGGCGGCATGCGCTGGATCGCGTCGAGGCTGGGCTGGTCGTTCCACGAGAAATGCGTGTGGGCCTCGACCATGCCGGGCATCAGGAAGGCGCCCGCGCCGTCGATGACCTGGGCGCCATGCACGGGCGCGGAGCGCGCGCCGTGCGAAGTCTTCACGACGCGCGCGATGCGGTTGCCCTGCACCAGCACGTCGCCGGTGAAGGGCGCCTCGCCGCCACCGTCGAAGATGCGGACGTTGGTGAACAGCACGTCGGCCACGGTCAGCTCCTCGCTTGCGCCGCCAGGAATTCGCGCAACTCGCGCTGGCACTCGTCGGGGCGCTCGACGGGTGTCCAATGGCCGCACTTCGGCAGCACCACCACGCGCTTGCTGGCGGCACGGTGCAGCCGGTCGGCCATGGCGCGCACGGCCTGCGGCGGCGCCACGCCGTCCTCGTCGCCGGTCACCAGCAGCACCGCGGCCTCGATGTTCTCCACCGCCGCGGGCTGCGCGCCGGCCAGGGCCTCGCAGCTGCGCGCATAGGCCTCGCCGTCCTGGCGCATCAGGCTCTCGCGCACGAAGGCCACCGCCACCGGCAGCCGCTGGCGCGTGTCGGCCGAGATCGCGCCCTGCAGCAGCGCCTGCGTGATCTCGTGCATGCCCGCCGCGCCGCCGCGCGCCTTGTCGGCGCGGGCCTTCATCGCGGTGCGCGCCGCGTCGGGCGGCGCGATCAGCGGGCCGAACAGCGCGAGGCTCGCCACGCACTTCGGATGCGCCGCGGCGATGTGCTGGCAGACGATGGTGCCCATCGAATGGCCGACCCAGTGCGCGCGCTGGATGCCCAGGCGTTCGCAGACCGACAGCACGGTCGCTACATAGCGCTCGATCGTGAGCGGCCCTTCGGCGCGCTGCGAGCGGCCGCTGCCGGGCAGGTCGATGCGCACCACGCGATGGCGCGCCAGCGCGGGCATCAGCGGCGTGTAGGTGTTCGAGCTGCCGCCCAGGCCATGCACGCAGACGACCACCGGGCCTTCGCCCTCGTCCTCCACCGCGATGCGGTCGATGAGCTGGAAGCTCATGCGAGGGCCTCGAAGCGGTTCTCGATGACGCCGATGCCGTCGATCTCGATGCGCACCGTGTCGCCCCGGCCCAGCCATTGCGGCGGGTCCAGGCCCATGCCCACGCCCGAGGGCGTGCCGGTGGCGATCACGTCGCCCGGATGCAGCGTGATGCCGCGCGAGCAGGTCTCGATCAGCGTCGGGATGTCGAAGATCATGTCGCGCGTCAGGCCGTCCTGGCGCAGCGCGCCGTTGACCCAGCCGCGCACGCGCGTGGCGCGGCCGTCCATCTCGTCGGCGGTCACGATCCACGGGCCCATCGGGCAGAAGGTGTCGAAGCTCTTGCCGAGGTCCCACTGCTGGTGGCGCATCTGCACGTCGCGCGCCGTGACGTCGTTGACGATGGTGTAGCCGAACACGTGCTCCATCGCCTGCGAGCGCGGGATGTCGCGCCCGCCGCGGCCGATGATCACCGCGAGTTCGGATTCGTAGTCGATCTGCACCGATACCGAGGACCGCGGCAGCCGCACCGGATCGTGCGGACCGATCACGCATTCGCCGAGCTTGCCGAACACGATCGGCCACGGATCGCTCTCGGGCATGCTGCTGCGGAACACCGAGCTCGCGAGTTCGGCCGCATGCGCGCGGTAGTTGCGCCCGACGCAGAACAGGCCGCGCAGCGGGCGCGGCAGCGGGGCGCGCAGGGCGATCACCTCGACCGGCAGCCGCGTGCCCGAGGGCTGCGGCAGCGGCTCGTTGCGTGCCAGCGCCTCGATCAGCGGCAGCACGCCGCGCGAGGCGTCGCCCACCGCCAATGGCGTGGCTTCCCGGCCGTCGGCCGAGATCGTGCCCGCATGGTTGCGGCCACCCCAACTCCAGCTTGCGAAGCGCATCGACTTTGTCTCCATATGGCCCCGAGGTCGTCGCGCTGTGCGCCGATCGCCTCGGTGGCTCCGGAAGTCATCTAGGGATTTTTGAGACTTGCGTCTCAAATCTGGGTGCGCGGATCATACGAGCCGTGTCACCATCTCCACAAGACGACTTCCGCATTTCCGAACCCCGTACAAACCCGATGGCAAGACTCAAGCACACACCGAGCGAGGCGCCGCGCGCGCCGGAACGCGGCGTTCGCGCCGCCACCTTCCGCCAGCTGCTGCAGGCCGCGATGGACATCATTCGATTGAAGGGCCACATCCCCTCGGTGGCCGAAGCGGCGGCGCGATCGAATGTGTCGCGCGCTACCGCCTACCGCTACTTTCCGAGCCGCAGCGCGCTGGTCACCGCGGTGGTCGACAGCTCGCTGGGCCCGGTGCGCCAGATGGCCTCGGACAACCCGAACGGCCGCGAGCGGCTGCACGAGCTGTTCTGCCAGACCTTTCCGCGCTTCAAGGAATTCGAGGCGCCGATGCGCGCCGCGGCGCAGCTCTCGCTCGAGCAGTGGGGCCTCGAGCGCGCGGGACTGCTGGCCGAGGAACCGTACCGGCGCGGCCATCGCGTGCGCATCCTCGAGCATGCGCTCGAGCCGATGTCCCCGCTGCTGAGCCCGCGCATGCGCGACCGGCTGCACCATGCCCTCTCGATCGTCTACGGCATCGAGCCCTACGTGGTGCTCAAGGACATCTGGGGCCTCGAGGACCGCGAGGTCGAACGCACCGCGCTGTGGATGGCCGATGCACTGGTCGATGCGGCGCTGCGCGACTCGGCGGCCAAGCGCGCGGCGGCCGAAGCCGCGGCGGCGTCGACACCGCCTCCGGCGCCCGAATGGTTCGATGCGCAGTACAACAACCGCGCGCGCATTTCCGAGCACCCGTCGATCCTGAAATACTGGGCCGATGCGTCGGCGCAGGCGCTGCAGCGGCCCGGATGGATTCGCGACCTGGCCTACGGCGACGACGAGAGCGAGCGGCTCGACATCCTGCCGGCCGCATCGGGTGCCGGGAAGGCGCCGGTTTTCGTCTACATCCACGGCGGCTACTGGCGCGCGCTCGACAAGCGCGACCATGCCTTCCTCGCGCCGCCGCTGGCCGATGCCGGCGCCACCTTCGTGCAGCTCAACTACGCGCTGTGCCCGGCGGTCGACATCGAGCACATCGCGCGGCAGATGGCGCAGGCGCTGGCCTGGGTGCATCGCAACATCGCGGCGCATGGTGGCGATCCGGAGCGCATCGTCGTCGCGGGCCATTCGGCCGGCGGCCACCTCGCCACCATGCTGCTGGCCTGCGACTGGCAGCGCGTTGCGCCCGACCTGCCGCGCGATCTCGTCAAGTCGGCGCTGCCGATCTCGGGCGTCTACGAACTCGAGCCCCTGCGGCACGCGCCGTTTCTCGCGGCCGACATCGGTCTGACCGAGGCCTCGGCGCTGCGGTTGAGCCCGGCCGCGATGCCCGCGCCGAAGCAGGGCACCCTGGTGACCGTGGTCGGCGGCGACGAGAGCGAGGAGTTCCACCGCCAGGCCGAGCTGATCGCCAGCGCCTGGGGCCGCCGCGTGGTGGTGGGCGCCGAGCGGCCCGCGAACCGCAACCACATGAGCGTGCTGGCCGATCTCGCGGACCCGGCATCGGGCACGCACCGGCGCGCGCTGGGCCTGCTCGGGCTCGCCGGCTCGCCGCGCTGATTCCGGCCCGCGCGCGGACCGCGCGCCCAGTGGGGTCTGGAAGCCCCACGACGTGGCGCGCCCACGTCCGACAAGCCCCCGGGGGGCCCCGCGTCGTACAAGTTGCTCAACCTGCTTCAACTTCAACCCCAGGAGAGCTGACCGATGAGCGACAAGAAGCCCAACCCCGTGATCAATGCGGTGTCCAATGTCGTGGCGGCCCTGCGCGCCGACGACGACCAGATCGCGGTGGCGAAGGCCCACGAATCCCTCGAACCCCAGGCGATCGAGAAACTCACGCCCGAGGAGGCGCGCCGGCAACCGACCGCGGCCGATGCCGTGAAGAAGGTGCTCGAGCGGCAGAACCGCTCGGCTGAGCCCGAGACCCTGGTGCCCGGCGTGACCACGCGCGAGCTGTCGGTGGACGGCGCCACCGGCCCGCTGGCCGCCACGCTCTACACGCCCGCGGGCCAGGGGCCCTTTCCCGTCGTCCTGTATTTCCATGGCGGCGGCTGGGTGATCGCCAACCGGCAGGTGTACGACGGCGGCGCGCGCGGGCTTGCCGCGGCCGCGCAGGCCATGGTGCTGTCGGTCGACTACCGGCTCGCGCCCGAGCACAAGTTCCCGGCCGCATGGGACGACGCGCTGGCCGCCTACCGCTGGCTCGCGGCGAACGCGGCTTCGTTCGGCGGCGATGCCTCGCGCCTCGCGCTCGCGGGCGAGTCGGCCGGCGGCAACCTGGCGGTGGCAACGGCCATCGCCGCGCGCGATGCCGGCCTGAGCGCCCCGCGCCATGTGCTGTCGGTCTACCCGGTCGCGCAGACCAGCCGCAACACCGAGTCCTACCTCGAGAACGCGATCGCCAAGCCGCTCAATCGCGCGATGATGGACTGGTTCTTCACCCATGTGACGCGCAGCGAGCAGGACCTCGACGACCCGCGGCTGTCGCTGGTCGATGCGCCGCTCGCGGGCCTGGCGCCCGTCACCATCGTCAATGCCAGGCTCGATCCGCTGCGCAGCGACGGCGCGAAGCTCGAGAGCGCCCTGCTCGAGGCCGGCGTGGAGGTCGCGCGCCAGGAGTACGAGGGCGTGGCGCACGAGTTCTTCGGCGCCGCGGCGGTGCTCGAGAAGGCCAGGGACGCGCAGGCCTTCGCGGGCGAGCGGCTGCGGCGATCGTTCGCGCGCTGAGCACCCGGAACCCACATGACTGCGAGCACACCATGAGCTTGACCGGCTACCTCGTCGAGGACAACCCCCTGATTCGCGACAGCCTGATCGCGACGCTGGAAGAGCTCGCGCCCGTGCACATGGTCGGCACCGCCGAGACCCAGGCCGAGGCCGTGGCCTGGCTGCACGACGCCGACGGTCAATGGGACGTGGCCGTGGTCGATCTCTTCCTGCGCCACGGCACCGGCTTCGGCGTGCTCATGGGCTGCAGGGACCGCCTGCCGCGCCAGCGCATGGTGATCTTCTCGAACTTCGCGACCCAGGACATGCGCGAGCGCGCGCTGCTGCTGGGTGCCGATGCGGTGTTCGACAAGTCGACGGAGATCGAGGGCCTGCTGCGCTTTCTCGAGGAGACGGAGCGCGCGGTCGACCGGTCCTGAAGGCGAGCGCGTCGTCAGTCGGGAAAGCGCAGCACGGCCTTGATGGTCCGGCCCTGCTCGCCGTCTTCCACCGCCTCGTTGATCTGGTCGAAGGCATAGAACCGGATCAGTTTGTCGAAGGGGAAGCGCCCCTGCCGATACAGCTCGACCAGCTTCGGGATGAACAGGTCCGGCACCGAATCGCCCTCGCAGATGCCGCGGATCTTGCGGCCCAGCAGCAGGCCCCAGGTGTCGAGCCCGATCTCGCTGCCGAATGCGGGCGCGCCGATCATGCCGCACTCGCCCATGATCTGGATCGAGTCGACGGCCTGGCGCAGGGCCGTGAGATTGCCCGAGGTCTCGAGCGAGAACTGGGTTCCGCCGCCAC from Variovorax paradoxus includes these protein-coding regions:
- a CDS encoding fumarylacetoacetate hydrolase family protein codes for the protein MRFASWSWGGRNHAGTISADGREATPLAVGDASRGVLPLIEALARNEPLPQPSGTRLPVEVIALRAPLPRPLRGLFCVGRNYRAHAAELASSVFRSSMPESDPWPIVFGKLGECVIGPHDPVRLPRSSVSVQIDYESELAVIIGRGGRDIPRSQAMEHVFGYTIVNDVTARDVQMRHQQWDLGKSFDTFCPMGPWIVTADEMDGRATRVRGWVNGALRQDGLTRDMIFDIPTLIETCSRGITLHPGDVIATGTPSGVGMGLDPPQWLGRGDTVRIEIDGIGVIENRFEALA
- a CDS encoding branched-chain amino acid ABC transporter permease, whose translation is MTRAALTRWALWLVLGVPIAVFAVWAVADNASLFFKTLLNGLTLASLYFLVASGFTLVFGLMRNVNLAHGSLYLFGAYVGWFVGEHTGSWVLAVIAGFLAAAVLGLLMQLLVFRHMQGQDLRQTLVTIGLSIVFADLMLWIWGAEIYTFDPPSWIYGSTTLPLVEKFPTYRLVVLLASVLIGVGLWLLLARTRIGMMIRAGVDDRGMLAASGVNVQLVFALTFAIGAGLAGLAGVVGGTALSISPGEDTRYLLASLVVVIVGGMGSVVGAAIGALLIGLAEQFGLAYAPTYSVVFTFVIMVVALAFKPRGLMGKAT
- a CDS encoding amidohydrolase family protein, whose protein sequence is MADVLFTNVRIFDGGGEAPFTGDVLVQGNRIARVVKTSHGARSAPVHGAQVIDGAGAFLMPGMVEAHTHFSWNDQPSLDAIQRMPPEEHILWCAEVAKRYLDMGWTSCVGAATAKPRLDVVIRNAINDGTIVGPRYLAASQEITVPGGLGDTTQPHLPQPEFAFGAVVSGAEEMRRCVRMFAKYGVDSLKINLSGESITGMSSEMSQFTEEEIRVCVEEAKAWGKRVAAHARSTWSIKQCVKHGIEVIYHASFTDSEALDLLEAHKMEHFIAPGLAWLINTCHHASQWGLTKEVTTKMGYHRELDAAVESMRAMRKRGIRILPGGDYGFAWTPHGTNAKDLEYFVKYVGMSPMEALLSATAWGGPMMRMGKVLGYIREGYLADILLVDGDPLADITVLQDKSRILAVMKDGEFHRAPPLRQAQGLRVASPTRWAA
- a CDS encoding amidohydrolase family protein, with the protein product MADVVFTNVRILDGTGQNPYSGSVLVRGNRIRQVGRSTAPIAPGGATVIDGAGATLMPGMCEAHTHFSWNDAATLAAIQTMPLEEHVLWCAKVAKRYLEAGFTSCVGAACAKPRLDVVIRNAINSGQIPGPRYLAASQEITVLGGLGDETLPHLPFPEFSFGVNISGADEMRKAVRLFLKYGVDSIKLNLSGDNFTPQSPSETTWMLDEEVAAAMREVKIRGKRGVAHARSSESVKQALRHGIDLIYHASFVDEEALDMLEAAKDRVFVAPGIAILYAMLHEAEPYGVTYQMAADMGYQIEWDAACVSLAKMHKRGIRVLPGGDYGFAFTPHTQNARDLEFFVKYLGFTPMEAIRSTTLYGGQIMMRPDELGLVKEGYLADLMLVDGDPLANLSILRDAKRILAVMKDGEFAKAPAIASERGWDRGWERAA
- a CDS encoding alpha/beta fold hydrolase; the encoded protein is MSFQLIDRIAVEDEGEGPVVVCVHGLGGSSNTYTPLMPALARHRVVRIDLPGSGRSQRAEGPLTIERYVATVLSVCERLGIQRAHWVGHSMGTIVCQHIAAAHPKCVASLALFGPLIAPPDAARTAMKARADKARGGAAGMHEITQALLQGAISADTRQRLPVAVAFVRESLMRQDGEAYARSCEALAGAQPAAVENIEAAVLLVTGDEDGVAPPQAVRAMADRLHRAASKRVVVLPKCGHWTPVERPDECQRELREFLAAQARS